One Kallotenue papyrolyticum genomic window carries:
- a CDS encoding class I SAM-dependent rRNA methyltransferase: protein MRIPTVHLPHQLRKRLATGHPWVYRDHLAPGLTFADGTWLRVECGGWSAYGLWDASSPIAIRIFSQERIPDAAWIAQQLAAAWALRAPLRQTATTAYRLAFGEGDGLPGITIDLYDAWAVIITYAGSVRRLLPLVVEALPQIVPLRGIVERRGRDERDGDKIRLLWGTAPPDDLIVQEHGLRFHANLRQGQKTGLFLDHRENRKFLEGWSYGRRVLNCFAYTGAFSVYAAWGGASEVVSCDVAPAAAEEARRNFALNGFNPDQFTFLVDDCFAALERFSRQGRSFDLIILDPPAFATSRRQLYAALRAYTRLNQLALGCLVPDGLLASASCTSQVAPEQFREMLAEAAQRAGRRLQIIHEAGQALDHPVPAHFPEGRYLKFVLCRARPPG from the coding sequence ATGCGCATACCGACCGTGCATCTGCCGCACCAGCTGCGCAAACGGCTGGCCACCGGCCATCCCTGGGTTTACCGCGATCACCTGGCGCCCGGCCTGACGTTCGCTGATGGCACCTGGCTGCGCGTCGAATGCGGCGGCTGGTCAGCCTATGGCTTGTGGGACGCCAGCAGTCCGATCGCGATCCGCATCTTCAGTCAGGAGCGCATTCCCGATGCAGCATGGATCGCGCAGCAGCTCGCGGCAGCCTGGGCACTGCGCGCCCCGCTGCGCCAGACGGCGACCACGGCCTACCGCCTGGCCTTCGGCGAGGGCGACGGCCTGCCGGGCATCACCATTGACCTCTACGACGCCTGGGCGGTGATCATCACCTATGCCGGCAGCGTGCGCCGCCTGCTGCCGCTGGTCGTCGAAGCGCTGCCGCAGATCGTGCCGCTGCGCGGCATTGTTGAACGGCGGGGTCGCGACGAGCGCGACGGCGACAAGATCCGCCTGCTGTGGGGCACAGCGCCACCCGACGATCTGATCGTGCAGGAGCACGGCCTACGCTTTCACGCCAACCTGCGCCAGGGCCAGAAGACCGGTCTGTTTCTGGATCACCGTGAGAACCGCAAGTTTCTGGAGGGCTGGAGCTATGGGCGGCGCGTGCTGAACTGCTTCGCCTATACCGGCGCGTTTTCGGTGTACGCTGCCTGGGGCGGCGCCAGCGAGGTCGTCAGTTGCGATGTCGCGCCCGCGGCTGCGGAGGAAGCGCGCCGCAACTTCGCGCTCAACGGCTTCAACCCCGACCAGTTCACCTTTCTGGTCGATGATTGCTTCGCCGCGCTCGAACGCTTCAGCCGCCAGGGACGCAGCTTCGATCTGATTATTCTCGATCCGCCGGCCTTTGCCACGTCGCGGCGCCAGCTCTATGCCGCGCTGCGAGCGTACACGCGCCTCAACCAGCTGGCCCTGGGCTGCTTGGTGCCGGATGGCCTGCTGGCCTCAGCCAGTTGCACCAGCCAGGTCGCGCCCGAACAGTTTCGCGAGATGCTGGCCGAGGCCGCCCAGCGCGCCGGCCGTCGCCTGCAGATCATCCACGAGGCCGGCCAGGCGCTCGATCACCCCGTGCCGGCGCATTTTCCGGAGGGGCGCTACCTCAAGTTCGTGCTCTGCCGCGCGCGTCCACCAGGCTAG
- a CDS encoding Flp family type IVb pilin, protein MEWRAWLWMLLWSTARRGLHWWQVWTPQAWRSPTHGQGLVEYALILVLIAIVVISTLSALGQRTSQMFDEVNCGLQQGVYHRDSGHGYSNRCRVR, encoded by the coding sequence ATGGAGTGGCGCGCGTGGCTGTGGATGCTGCTCTGGTCCACGGCGCGTCGCGGTCTGCACTGGTGGCAGGTATGGACACCGCAGGCATGGCGATCGCCGACACACGGGCAGGGCCTGGTCGAGTATGCGTTGATCCTTGTTTTAATTGCAATTGTTGTGATCAGTACGCTCAGCGCACTCGGCCAGCGCACTAGCCAGATGTTCGACGAAGTCAACTGTGGGCTGCAACAGGGCGTGTATCACCGCGACAGCGGGCATGGGTACAGCAATCGCTGCCGTGTTCGCTGA
- a CDS encoding YceI family protein, with amino-acid sequence MAWQIDTAHSEILFSVRHMMISTVRGKFRQFSGTVEGDERNPTAAKVYVEIDAASIDTGNADRDQHLRSADFLNVERYPKITFKSTRIEQLDDQHFKLHGDLTIRDVTRPVVLDVEYAGMAKSPWGTFSAGFSAHTKIKRSDWGLSWNVALETGGWLVSDEIKVDIELELIKQPEQAQSEAQAEAASLHNA; translated from the coding sequence ATGGCCTGGCAGATCGACACCGCTCACTCGGAGATCCTGTTCTCGGTGCGGCACATGATGATCTCGACGGTGCGCGGCAAGTTCCGGCAGTTCAGCGGCACGGTCGAGGGCGACGAGCGCAATCCGACCGCGGCGAAGGTGTATGTCGAGATCGACGCCGCCAGCATTGACACCGGCAACGCCGACCGCGACCAGCATCTGCGCTCGGCGGACTTCCTGAACGTCGAGCGGTATCCCAAGATTACCTTCAAGAGCACCAGGATCGAGCAGCTTGACGATCAGCACTTCAAGCTGCACGGCGATCTGACGATCCGCGACGTGACGCGACCGGTAGTCCTGGATGTCGAATATGCCGGCATGGCCAAGAGCCCATGGGGCACCTTCAGCGCCGGCTTCAGTGCCCACACCAAGATTAAGCGCAGCGACTGGGGGCTCAGCTGGAACGTAGCGCTGGAGACGGGCGGCTGGCTGGTGAGCGACGAGATCAAGGTTGACATTGAGCTGGAGTTGATCAAGCAGCCGGAGCAGGCCCAGAGCGAAGCCCAGGCCGAGGCTGCGTCGCTGCACAACGCCTAA
- a CDS encoding ATP-dependent helicase, with amino-acid sequence MARASHILEQLNEPQQRAVQALGGPVLVLAGPGSGKTRVLTHRVAYLIAEVGIDPYQILAVTFTNKAAKEMKERLVGLIGAELAERLTVGTFHAVCARILRQEIEKLGWSRALLDFPATATAVYDALARLGERSSVLIEHEEVAAERRRAAIIYRDSAALEQALAGLARLPEVRLEADARQTLTPSLREAAIARGIITYRRDFTVYDDDDQTRLMRQVLKELNLDEKQYRPGAIRAAISRAKNELIGPAEFAASGRTYWDEIVARCYEAYQQRLLASNALDFDDLLGLTVRLFETKPAVLERYGRRFVHVLIDEYQDVNTAQYIFAKQISAHYRNLFAVGDEDQSVYAFRGANLRYVLQFEEDFPDAKVILLEQNYRSTQAILDVAAALISASGRRKHAKRLWTTNERGVEVVLREAYNEEEEARLVCDEIERLRVSDGIALRDCAVLYRTNAQSRALEEAFLTRGIRYRLIGGVRFYERKEIKDALAWLRLVHNPFDSVSLERVLETVPGVGRATLAQLDAWAADLGVPVYTALQLLEDRESAARAPLAARARNALQGWLQLTDELIRARDDRGLVELFDLVLERTRFHDALEREHGPEEGENRWENVVELRNVAAQYSHLPREAQLPTFLEEIALVAATDELATDQDAVTLITMHQAKGLEYPVVFVVGLEEGLLPHARSLEDPDQLEEERRLLYVAATRARRRLYLLYAFKRRVYGRESISTPSRFLADIPPELLRRRDGRERESSGWGQSSMFTGRTSFSTRSADTGASARASGWSNAPRKRALPLKPSAGTSFAPGQKVRHAQFGEGIVVDAKLQGDDEEVTVAFVGKGVKRLLASMARLERVS; translated from the coding sequence ATGGCACGCGCTTCGCACATTCTGGAACAGCTCAACGAGCCACAGCAGCGCGCGGTGCAGGCACTAGGCGGGCCGGTGCTGGTGCTGGCCGGTCCGGGGTCGGGCAAAACGCGCGTGCTGACGCATCGCGTGGCCTATCTGATCGCTGAAGTCGGCATCGATCCCTACCAGATTCTGGCCGTGACCTTCACCAACAAGGCCGCCAAGGAGATGAAGGAGCGCCTGGTGGGACTGATCGGCGCGGAGCTGGCCGAGCGGCTGACGGTCGGCACCTTCCATGCGGTGTGCGCGCGCATCCTGCGCCAGGAGATCGAGAAGCTGGGCTGGTCGCGGGCGCTGCTCGACTTTCCGGCCACCGCCACAGCCGTGTACGACGCGCTGGCGCGCCTGGGCGAGCGCAGCAGCGTGCTGATCGAGCATGAGGAGGTAGCTGCTGAACGGCGGCGCGCGGCGATCATCTACCGCGACAGCGCGGCGCTCGAGCAGGCGCTGGCCGGGCTGGCACGGCTGCCGGAGGTCCGGCTGGAGGCCGATGCGCGCCAGACGCTCACACCATCGCTGCGCGAGGCGGCCATCGCGCGTGGGATCATCACCTACCGTCGCGATTTCACCGTGTACGATGACGACGACCAGACGCGCCTCATGCGCCAGGTGCTCAAGGAGCTGAACCTGGACGAGAAGCAGTACCGTCCGGGGGCGATCCGTGCTGCGATCTCGCGCGCCAAGAACGAGCTGATCGGGCCGGCGGAGTTCGCGGCAAGCGGGCGCACCTACTGGGACGAGATCGTGGCGCGCTGCTACGAAGCCTACCAGCAGCGGCTGCTGGCCAGCAACGCGCTCGATTTCGACGATCTGCTTGGCCTGACGGTGCGCCTCTTCGAGACCAAGCCGGCGGTGCTGGAGCGCTACGGGCGTCGCTTTGTGCATGTGCTGATCGACGAGTACCAGGATGTCAACACCGCGCAGTACATCTTTGCCAAGCAGATCTCCGCGCACTACCGCAACCTGTTCGCCGTGGGCGACGAGGATCAGAGCGTGTATGCCTTTCGCGGCGCCAATCTGCGCTATGTGTTGCAGTTCGAAGAGGATTTTCCCGATGCCAAGGTCATTCTGCTGGAGCAGAACTACCGCTCGACGCAGGCGATCCTGGACGTCGCCGCGGCGCTGATCAGTGCCAGCGGCCGCCGTAAGCATGCCAAGCGCTTGTGGACGACCAACGAGCGCGGCGTGGAGGTGGTGCTGCGCGAAGCCTACAACGAGGAGGAGGAAGCACGGCTGGTCTGTGACGAGATCGAGCGGCTGCGCGTCAGCGACGGGATCGCGCTGCGTGATTGCGCGGTGCTCTATCGCACCAACGCCCAGTCGCGCGCGCTGGAAGAAGCGTTTCTGACGCGCGGCATTCGCTACCGGCTGATCGGCGGCGTGCGCTTCTACGAGCGCAAGGAGATCAAGGACGCGCTGGCCTGGCTGCGGCTGGTGCACAATCCCTTCGACAGCGTCAGCCTGGAGCGCGTGCTCGAAACTGTGCCGGGCGTTGGCCGCGCGACGCTCGCGCAACTGGACGCCTGGGCCGCCGACCTGGGCGTGCCGGTCTATACCGCGCTGCAGTTGCTTGAGGATCGCGAGAGCGCCGCGCGCGCGCCCCTTGCCGCACGCGCGCGCAATGCCCTGCAGGGTTGGTTGCAGCTCACCGACGAGCTGATCCGCGCGCGCGACGACCGCGGGCTGGTAGAGCTCTTCGATCTGGTGCTGGAGCGCACGCGCTTCCACGATGCTCTCGAGCGCGAGCACGGTCCCGAGGAGGGCGAGAACCGCTGGGAGAACGTGGTCGAGCTGCGCAACGTGGCCGCGCAGTACAGCCACCTGCCACGCGAAGCGCAGTTGCCCACCTTTCTGGAGGAGATCGCGCTGGTGGCTGCGACCGACGAGCTGGCCACCGATCAGGATGCGGTGACGCTGATCACCATGCATCAGGCGAAAGGTTTGGAATACCCGGTGGTCTTTGTCGTAGGGCTGGAGGAGGGCCTGCTGCCGCATGCCCGCTCGCTGGAAGACCCCGACCAGCTCGAAGAGGAGCGGCGCCTGCTCTACGTGGCCGCCACGCGCGCCCGCCGGCGGCTCTACCTGCTGTATGCCTTCAAGCGCCGCGTGTATGGCCGCGAAAGCATTTCCACGCCCTCGCGCTTTCTGGCCGACATTCCGCCGGAGCTGCTGCGCCGTCGCGATGGGCGCGAGCGTGAGTCGTCCGGCTGGGGCCAAAGTTCGATGTTTACGGGGCGCACAAGCTTCAGCACGCGCAGTGCCGATACCGGCGCCTCCGCGCGGGCGAGTGGCTGGAGCAACGCACCGCGCAAGCGCGCGCTGCCGCTCAAACCATCCGCCGGCACCAGCTTTGCACCAGGGCAGAAGGTGCGCCACGCGCAGTTCGGCGAGGGCATCGTCGTCGATGCCAAGCTGCAGGGTGACGACGAAGAGGTGACGGTGGCCTTCGTCGGCAAGGGCGTGAAGCGTCTGCTCGCCAGCATGGCGCGTCTGGAGCGTGTCTCCTGA
- a CDS encoding TetR/AcrR family transcriptional regulator — protein sequence MAINESAAPRSLRERQRQEREQLILDAAAQVFADKGYHQATIEEIAARVGIAKGTVYLHFPTKDDLLLALLERLARAFAEMVEHIAAQPLSARERLEQIVSHTYAQLHDRRVHLLLSLGDQPGVSRQRLEEHAALRAQTQRAMQGIRAILEQGQRAGEFDAHLPLGVMLHLFLALLSPRKYGHLIKDLDLPPAELARTVLRVYLCGILARPQEDRHHP from the coding sequence ATGGCGATCAACGAGAGCGCTGCGCCGCGTTCGCTGCGCGAGCGGCAACGGCAGGAGCGCGAACAACTGATTCTGGATGCCGCCGCGCAGGTCTTTGCCGACAAGGGCTACCACCAGGCCACCATCGAGGAGATCGCCGCGCGCGTGGGCATCGCCAAGGGGACGGTCTATCTCCATTTCCCCACCAAGGACGATCTGCTGCTGGCGCTGCTGGAGCGGCTGGCGCGCGCCTTTGCCGAGATGGTGGAACACATCGCGGCGCAACCGCTCAGCGCGCGCGAGCGGCTGGAGCAGATCGTGAGCCACACCTATGCCCAGCTCCACGACCGGCGCGTGCATCTGCTGCTGAGCCTGGGCGACCAGCCCGGCGTGAGCCGCCAACGGCTGGAAGAGCACGCTGCCCTGCGCGCCCAGACGCAGCGCGCCATGCAGGGCATTCGCGCGATCCTGGAGCAGGGACAGCGCGCAGGCGAGTTCGACGCGCACCTGCCGCTGGGCGTGATGCTGCACCTGTTCCTGGCACTGCTCTCGCCGCGCAAGTATGGCCATCTGATCAAGGACCTCGACCTGCCGCCGGCCGAACTGGCGCGCACCGTGCTGCGCGTGTACCTGTGCGGCATTCTGGCACGACCCCAGGAGGACAGACACCACCCATGA
- a CDS encoding MDR family MFS transporter, translating to MNDTIALDTPHYSRRDTLLTMISVLLVMLLATLDQTIVGTAMPRIIAELQGYQHYTWVATAYLLSSTVMVPIYGKLSDLFGRKPIFLFGLIVFLLGSWLSGAARSMNQLIAFRALQGLGAAALLPIAIAIVGDLFAPRERARWQGITGAVFGLSAITGPLVGGWLTDHASWRWVFYVNVPLGLVALATLIFLMPTLRPRQREVRIDYQGAALLIVATVPLLLGLSWGGSEYAWRSPVIIGLFVTAALGSLAFVLYEHRLERRGGQPIIEPSLFRNRIFSIAVLITIITNMALFGAIFFLPLFVQGVVGASVTNSGLILTPLMLTAIGASVLSGQIIAARGAYKINAIVGMLISILGAWLLTRLDVHATRAQVTLAMVVMGLGMGVGMSLYTLVVQNALPTRIGQATSALTFFRSIGSTVALAAMGALLNNTYLPAFQNALPAQLAQRLPAEALQVFGNPQVLLSPEIHAQLTQRFAQAGPRGVSMLETLLSAVKTALAQSVHTVFLFSLALMIVGLVVVLFLPEIELRSSRQRRDETISAGEPLALA from the coding sequence ATGAACGACACCATCGCACTCGACACACCCCACTACTCGCGCCGCGACACGCTGCTGACCATGATCAGCGTGCTGCTGGTAATGCTGCTGGCGACGCTGGATCAGACCATTGTCGGCACGGCCATGCCACGCATCATCGCCGAGCTACAGGGCTACCAGCACTACACCTGGGTTGCGACGGCCTATCTGCTCAGCTCGACGGTGATGGTGCCAATCTACGGCAAGCTGTCGGACCTGTTTGGCCGCAAGCCGATCTTTCTCTTCGGGCTGATCGTCTTTCTGCTGGGCTCGTGGCTGTCGGGCGCGGCGCGCAGCATGAACCAACTGATCGCCTTCCGCGCGCTGCAAGGCCTGGGCGCGGCGGCGCTGCTGCCGATCGCCATCGCCATCGTCGGCGACCTGTTCGCGCCGCGCGAGCGGGCACGCTGGCAGGGCATCACCGGCGCGGTCTTCGGTCTGTCGGCGATCACCGGGCCGCTGGTGGGCGGCTGGCTGACCGATCACGCTTCCTGGCGCTGGGTCTTCTACGTCAACGTGCCGCTGGGCCTGGTCGCGCTGGCGACGCTGATCTTCCTGATGCCGACGCTGCGACCGCGGCAGCGCGAGGTGCGCATCGACTACCAAGGCGCGGCGCTGCTGATCGTGGCGACGGTGCCGCTGTTGCTGGGCCTGAGCTGGGGCGGAAGCGAATATGCCTGGCGCTCACCGGTGATCATCGGCCTGTTCGTGACGGCGGCGCTGGGCAGTCTGGCCTTTGTGCTCTACGAGCACCGGCTGGAGCGGCGCGGCGGTCAACCGATCATCGAACCGAGTCTGTTCCGCAATCGCATCTTCAGCATCGCGGTGCTGATCACGATAATCACCAACATGGCGCTGTTCGGGGCGATCTTCTTCCTGCCATTGTTTGTGCAGGGCGTGGTCGGCGCATCGGTAACCAACAGCGGCCTGATCCTGACGCCGCTGATGCTGACCGCGATCGGTGCCAGCGTACTGTCGGGACAGATCATCGCCGCGCGCGGCGCCTACAAGATCAACGCGATCGTTGGCATGCTGATCAGCATCCTGGGCGCCTGGCTGCTGACTCGGCTCGATGTGCACGCCACGCGCGCGCAGGTCACGCTGGCGATGGTGGTGATGGGCCTGGGCATGGGCGTGGGCATGTCGCTCTACACCCTGGTAGTGCAGAACGCGCTGCCGACGCGCATCGGCCAGGCCACCTCGGCGCTGACCTTCTTCCGCTCGATCGGCAGCACCGTGGCGCTGGCGGCGATGGGCGCGCTGCTCAACAACACCTACCTGCCGGCCTTCCAGAACGCGCTGCCGGCGCAGCTGGCCCAGCGCCTGCCTGCCGAGGCGCTGCAGGTCTTCGGCAACCCGCAGGTGCTGCTCTCGCCGGAGATTCATGCCCAGCTCACGCAGCGCTTCGCCCAGGCCGGACCGCGCGGCGTGAGCATGCTGGAGACGCTGCTGAGCGCGGTCAAAACCGCGCTGGCCCAGAGCGTACACACCGTCTTTCTCTTCAGCCTGGCGTTGATGATCGTGGGCTTGGTCGTGGTGCTGTTTCTGCCGGAGATCGAACTGCGCAGCAGCCGTCAGCGCCGCGATGAAACCATCAGCGCCGGTGAGCCGCTGGCGCTGGCCTAG
- a CDS encoding glycoside hydrolase family 6 protein — MVAPVLARSAADRRHERETRFYVPRPNHGAIAQIAELTAQGRKQEARLIRAMIETPTAVWLTGGTPRDAEGQARQITRQAAGKKAVPVLVLYNIPFRDCAQYSAGGATNVAEYRAWIDGVVRGIADRRAIVILEPDGLGIIPWYTTINGQLEWCQPAEADPATAAAERFAMLRYAVEQLSALPRTQVYLDGTHDGWLGVGDIADRLIKAGVQQADGFFLNVSNYRWTDRLVRYGSWISQCIELEEQVSWWNPAWCASQYYPADPNDVSTWERTDADYQQRWASVGITPDPAQMAHFVIDTSRNGQGPWTPPAGRYPDPQDWCNPPGRGLGARPTSVTNHALVDALLWIKVPGESDGQCSRGLGSGVVDPEWGRVDPPAGQWFPEQALQLAQLANPPLR, encoded by the coding sequence ATGGTTGCTCCAGTGCTGGCGCGCAGTGCCGCCGACCGACGGCACGAGCGCGAGACGCGCTTCTACGTACCCCGGCCCAACCATGGCGCCATCGCACAGATCGCCGAGCTGACTGCCCAGGGGCGCAAACAGGAGGCACGGCTGATCCGCGCCATGATCGAAACGCCCACCGCGGTATGGCTGACCGGCGGCACGCCGCGCGACGCCGAAGGGCAGGCGCGCCAGATCACGCGCCAGGCGGCCGGCAAAAAAGCCGTGCCCGTGCTGGTGCTATACAACATTCCCTTCCGCGACTGCGCCCAGTACTCGGCGGGCGGCGCGACGAATGTCGCCGAGTATCGGGCCTGGATCGATGGCGTCGTGCGCGGCATCGCCGACCGCCGCGCCATCGTGATCCTGGAGCCAGACGGCCTGGGCATCATTCCATGGTACACCACCATCAACGGGCAGCTAGAGTGGTGCCAGCCCGCGGAAGCCGACCCGGCCACCGCCGCCGCGGAGCGCTTTGCCATGCTGCGCTATGCCGTGGAGCAGCTCAGCGCGCTGCCGCGCACGCAGGTCTATCTGGACGGCACGCATGACGGCTGGCTGGGTGTCGGCGACATCGCCGATCGCCTGATCAAAGCGGGCGTGCAGCAGGCCGATGGCTTCTTCCTGAACGTCTCCAACTACCGCTGGACCGATCGGCTGGTGCGCTACGGCAGCTGGATCAGCCAGTGCATCGAACTGGAAGAGCAGGTGAGCTGGTGGAATCCGGCCTGGTGCGCCAGCCAGTACTACCCCGCCGATCCCAACGATGTCAGCACCTGGGAACGCACCGACGCCGACTATCAGCAGCGCTGGGCGAGCGTGGGCATCACGCCCGATCCGGCCCAGATGGCCCACTTCGTGATCGACACCAGCCGCAACGGTCAGGGGCCGTGGACACCGCCCGCCGGACGCTATCCCGACCCGCAGGATTGGTGCAATCCACCGGGCCGCGGCCTGGGCGCGCGTCCGACCAGCGTCACCAACCATGCGCTGGTGGATGCCCTGCTGTGGATCAAAGTACCCGGCGAGTCGGATGGACAGTGCAGCCGTGGGCTGGGCAGCGGCGTCGTCGATCCGGAATGGGGCCGTGTCGATCCACCTGCCGGCCAGTGGTTCCCGGAACAGGCCCTGCAACTGGCACAACTAGCCAATCCGCCGCTGCGCTGA
- a CDS encoding ABC transporter ATP-binding protein, producing MDLAIKTECLGRVYRIKGAKKGELKERVALADVNLEVPRGQFFGLLGPNGAGKSTLIKILTTLLAPTQGVAYVAGYDVARAPQRVRPLINMVSGGESSGYGLLTVRENLWMFGQFYGLDSKTTYRRIDALLEMIGLSDRANTKTSDLSTGLRQKMNIVRGFLTDPQVIFLDEPTLGLDVGASREVRHFVRAWMAENPSRTLLLTTHYMAEAEELCERVAIINAGRVLACDSPANLKRRLQQEAIFQLEVTPLRNGALAAFEHIPGLRKVTHIPHDGRSELQVILDADEVLATVIATLSAHGAHLLNLRKREPTLEDVFVDLVGLSMAEAEQQGAHADQSAA from the coding sequence ATGGATCTGGCGATCAAAACCGAGTGCCTAGGCCGCGTCTATCGCATCAAGGGCGCCAAAAAGGGCGAGCTCAAAGAGCGCGTGGCGCTCGCCGATGTCAACCTGGAGGTGCCGCGCGGCCAGTTCTTCGGCCTGCTGGGGCCCAACGGCGCGGGCAAATCAACGCTGATCAAGATTCTGACCACGCTGCTGGCGCCGACGCAGGGCGTGGCCTACGTCGCCGGCTATGATGTGGCGCGCGCGCCGCAGCGCGTCCGTCCGCTGATCAACATGGTCAGCGGTGGCGAGTCGTCCGGCTACGGCCTGCTGACCGTGCGCGAAAACCTGTGGATGTTCGGTCAGTTCTACGGCCTGGACAGCAAAACTACCTACCGGCGCATCGATGCGCTGCTGGAGATGATCGGCCTGAGCGATCGGGCCAACACCAAGACCTCCGATCTCTCCACCGGCCTGCGCCAGAAGATGAATATCGTGCGCGGCTTTCTGACCGATCCGCAGGTGATCTTTCTGGACGAGCCGACACTGGGCCTGGACGTAGGCGCCAGCCGCGAGGTACGCCACTTCGTGCGCGCCTGGATGGCCGAGAATCCCAGTCGCACGCTGCTGCTGACCACGCACTACATGGCCGAAGCCGAGGAGCTGTGCGAACGTGTGGCGATCATCAACGCCGGACGCGTCCTGGCCTGCGACTCGCCCGCCAACCTCAAGCGCCGACTGCAGCAGGAGGCCATCTTCCAACTGGAGGTCACGCCGCTGCGCAACGGCGCGCTGGCTGCCTTCGAACACATTCCCGGTCTGCGCAAGGTGACGCATATCCCCCACGATGGACGTTCCGAGCTGCAGGTGATCCTGGATGCCGACGAGGTGCTGGCCACGGTGATCGCCACGCTCTCGGCGCACGGCGCGCATCTGCTCAACCTGCGCAAGCGCGAGCCAACGCTGGAAGACGTGTTTGTCGATCTGGTCGGCCTGAGCATGGCCGAGGCCGAGCAGCAGGGCGCACATGCGGACCAGAGCGCGGCCTGA
- a CDS encoding ABC transporter permease, translating into MQPATHSQRGYRPLAQPSGGAGSATGWRLFLRTIIARAYPRVIGQQREKAWIFFETLLPFLATTGYVYVYRAMRAPEEYIGFAVIGGAMTAFWLNVIWSMATQMYWEKENGNLPLFIISPTSLMAILLGMALGGMLATLLRAVVVLTLGSWLFDVHFSVASFGQLVAVFAITMAALYGLGMLFASVFLLFGRDAWQIAQMLQEPIYFISGFYFPVKTFGLALALVASVLPLTLGMDAMRQLVLPNGAALGLLPVPLEIGALLALAVVNIAAARFWLAYIERQAIQHGALTDRRK; encoded by the coding sequence ATGCAACCTGCAACCCATTCGCAACGCGGCTACCGTCCGCTGGCGCAACCGTCGGGCGGCGCCGGCAGCGCGACGGGCTGGCGCCTGTTTCTGCGCACGATCATCGCGCGCGCCTATCCGCGCGTGATCGGCCAGCAGCGCGAAAAGGCCTGGATCTTCTTCGAAACGCTGCTGCCGTTTCTGGCGACCACCGGCTACGTGTATGTGTACCGCGCCATGCGCGCGCCGGAGGAGTATATCGGCTTTGCCGTGATCGGCGGCGCGATGACCGCCTTCTGGCTCAACGTGATCTGGAGCATGGCCACGCAGATGTACTGGGAAAAGGAGAACGGCAATCTGCCGCTCTTTATTATCTCGCCGACGTCGTTGATGGCGATTCTGCTGGGCATGGCGCTGGGCGGCATGCTCGCCACGCTGCTGCGCGCCGTGGTGGTGCTGACGCTGGGTAGTTGGCTGTTCGATGTGCACTTTAGCGTGGCGAGCTTCGGGCAGCTGGTGGCCGTCTTTGCGATCACCATGGCGGCGCTCTACGGCCTGGGCATGCTCTTCGCCTCGGTATTTCTGCTGTTTGGCCGCGATGCCTGGCAGATCGCGCAAATGCTCCAGGAGCCGATCTACTTCATCTCCGGCTTCTACTTCCCGGTAAAGACCTTTGGACTGGCGCTGGCGCTGGTTGCCTCCGTACTGCCGTTGACGCTGGGGATGGACGCCATGCGCCAACTGGTGCTGCCCAACGGCGCGGCGCTGGGCCTGCTGCCCGTGCCGCTGGAGATCGGCGCGCTGCTGGCGCTGGCGGTGGTCAACATCGCAGCGGCGCGCTTCTGGCTGGCCTACATCGAGCGTCAGGCGATCCAGCATGGCGCGTTGACCGACCGGAGGAAATGA